A segment of the Flavobacteriales bacterium genome:
AACTGCTCAAGCGCAGGAGCGAGGCCAAGAGCTTCACAGCGGGCATGACCGAGCTCGGCATGAATTGGCGCCTGGACACCACCGCGTGGGCCACGTTACCGTGGAAGGGCTGGCATGCGGAGCGTGTCTCGAGTGCGGTGACCGGACTGCAGCGCGCGCGATACGATCGCACCAGGCCCACCGAAACGCAGGTGCCCTGGAATGATTCGTACGCCGCCGCGCTGGTGAAGCGCAAGCCCAAGGCCTACATCGTGCCCGCGTCGTGGCACGAAGTGATCGTGAGGCTGAAGGCGAATGGCGTTCGGATGCGTGCGTTGGCGCGCGACACCATGCTCGTCGTGGATCAGGACAGCATCGGTGAGATGAGCACCTCGCGCTCACCCTATGAGGGCCATTACCTCCACAGCGCAATCAGCACGAGTTCCAAGAGCGTGCGCATGAAGGTCGCGAAGGGCAGCTGGTTCATACCGATGGGATATGCCACGGATCGCTATGTGATGGAGGCGCTCGAGCCCGAAGGCGAGGACAGCTTCTTCGCCTGGGGCTTCTTCGACAGCGTGCTGCAGCAGAAGGAGTGGTTCAGCGATTATGTCTTCGAGGATTTGGCTGCGGATTGGCTCATGAAGAACCCGGAAGTGAGAAAGGCACTCGGTGCCAAGCGGGCCGCTGATCCCGCGTTCGCCATGGACGCATTCGCACAGCTTTATTTCGTGTACAAGCGCTCGCCGTGGTTCGAGCCGGGCTTCAGGAAGTATCCGGTGCTGCGGCATGCACCGTGACGCATCAAGCGCCGTCACCCTCTACTTGATGAACATGCTCGCCCCGGGGCCGATGGGCAGTTCGAGCAGCACCCAGACCACCAGCATCACGCTCCAGCCGATGAGGAAGACGATGGAGTAGGGGATCATTGTGCTGATCACGGTGCCGATGCCCGCCTTCTTGTCGTAGCGCGCGATGAAGGCCACGATGAGTGCGAAATAGCTCATCATGGGACTGATGATATTGGTGACGCTGTCGCCCACGCGATAGGCCATCTGCGTGAACTCCGGCGAATAGCCCAGCAGCATGAACATGGGGATGAAGACCGGCGCCATGATGGCCCACTTCGCGCTGGCGCTGCCCATGATCAGGTTGATCGTGGCGCTGATGAGCACGAAGCAGAGCATGAGCGGGATGGGGCCGAGGTTCGCAGCTTTCAGGATATCAGCGCCCTTGATCGCGAGGATGAGGCCCAGCCGCGTCTCGTTGAAATAGGCCACGAACTGCGCTGCGAAGAACACGAGCACGATGTAGCTGCCGAGGGTCTCCATGCTCTTTGCCATTCCCTTCATCACATCGTTGTCGCTCTTGAATGTGCCCGCGCCGATGCCGTAGGCGATGCCCGCCAGTGATGCGCTCAGGAAGATCAGCGCCACGATGCCGCTCATGAAGGGCGAATGGAGGATCTCACCGGTCTTGGGGTCGCGCAGGAATCCAGCTTCGGGGATCAGTCCCCACAGGATGATTCCCACCACGGCGAGCACGGTGAGCATCGCGTAAAGCATGCCCTTGCGCTCCTGTGGCGTGGCGTTGCGGATCTCCTCCGGCTTCTCATCGCCCTTGTACTCGCCCAAGCGCGGCACCACGATGCGCTCGGTGACCCATGTGCCCAGACCGGCGATGACGAAGGTGCTCACGAACATGAAGTAGTAGTTGCAGGCGGGGTTCACCAGGTAATCGGGCTGAATGATGCGCGCGGCTTCCTGGCTCAAGCCTGCTAGCAGCGGGTCGATGGTGCCCAGGAGCAGGTTGGCACTATAGCCCCCGCTCACGCCTGCGAATGCAGCAGCCAGGCCGGCAAGCGGGTGCCGTCCGGCGGCGAGGAAGATCACGGCAGCGAGGGGCACCAGCAGCACATAACCCACCTCGCTCGCGGCATTGCTCATCACCCCGGAGAAGACGATCACGAAGGTGAGCAGCTTCTTGGGCGAGGCCAGCACCACAGCGCGCAGCACGGCGCCGATCAGTCCGCTGCCCTCGGCGATGCCGATGCCCAGCAGCGCCACCAGCACGGTGCCCAGCGGCGCGAAGCCCGTGAAATTCACCACCATCTTGGTGAGGATGAAGTGCAGGCCCTCGGCGCTGAGCAGGTTCTTCGGCGTCACAGGCTCGCCAGTCGCTGGGTGTATGGCGCTCATGCCG
Coding sequences within it:
- a CDS encoding AbgT family transporter, whose product is MSKQKRSGVDRFLAIIERAGNALPHPATLFAILALAVVLISWIADLSGMSAIHPATGEPVTPKNLLSAEGLHFILTKMVVNFTGFAPLGTVLVALLGIGIAEGSGLIGAVLRAVVLASPKKLLTFVIVFSGVMSNAASEVGYVLLVPLAAVIFLAAGRHPLAGLAAAFAGVSGGYSANLLLGTIDPLLAGLSQEAARIIQPDYLVNPACNYYFMFVSTFVIAGLGTWVTERIVVPRLGEYKGDEKPEEIRNATPQERKGMLYAMLTVLAVVGIILWGLIPEAGFLRDPKTGEILHSPFMSGIVALIFLSASLAGIAYGIGAGTFKSDNDVMKGMAKSMETLGSYIVLVFFAAQFVAYFNETRLGLILAIKGADILKAANLGPIPLMLCFVLISATINLIMGSASAKWAIMAPVFIPMFMLLGYSPEFTQMAYRVGDSVTNIISPMMSYFALIVAFIARYDKKAGIGTVISTMIPYSIVFLIGWSVMLVVWVLLELPIGPGASMFIK